The Solanum lycopersicum chromosome 2, SLM_r2.1 DNA window AGCAGAAAAGTTCATGGATAAGCACCTTGCTTCTGCAATTCTTGCACCCATTTCTTTGCCCGTGCAAATGAATCCtatattaagaatgaaagagaAGATTACACCTAGAATGAAGATGGTATCGAAGTTGACATGCATAGCATAGGCATACACAATTACATATGCACAACAAAAGAGTTGCATAAACCTAGTAATTTTGGTCTAAATCATATATGCATGTTAAAAGATTTATAAACAAATTTAGAACCCAGTTACTAGTATTGGAAGTCGAGAATCTAGAACCATAAGGTTCGAATCGTTGCTCCATCTCTGGTATTGGCCATAACAAATGAACTTTTGGAAAgttactttttttattcttctttcctTAGATGAAGATATCATCACACTGGTAAGTTACgaattgtttttatttggtGACAGCTGAATATGCAAAATTGCCATTGCTGCCAGCCTTTCTGCAGCCTGGTAGTCAACACAGCTATTATAATGGAGAAAATTTCGCTTCCGCCAGAGCGGGAGCAATTGTCACGACTTTTCAAGGATTTGTAAGTTGTTAAATTTCCTCCTTATTGAAAATTCTAACAAGAGAATTCAAAATcaggtatatatataaatgtcacacttaaattcatacatataaCGTATGCAACAGTTTGAATCATATTTATTACTAAACTATAAACTTCCTTTATATTAAGGAGATTTAACACCATACATAGTATATGAACTTTAAAGAGtaacatgtttattttttactattcaaACTTTGACATAAGTTAAAAAggatgaaataattatttttttgacttaaagAAGCTAGCTAGCTATATTAGGTGGAATCAAATGTTTCTATAGAGACAACTAAGAATTACTGATTTTATATCGTggactttttcaaaaataacttCAACAAGTAATTTTTGTGATTCCTTCTTTCCACTCTTTGCTTAGCTACACCCGATTACAGATGTCCATGTCCTTCATGGATCTAGGAGTTCATATAGGATGCCAAAGGTATGATCCACACATTAAAACTGTCAACATTGGATTACAAGCGCCACCCTCACCGGGTAAATCCGAGAAAGGGAACTTTTAACCCTTCAAGTTTTAAATAACTTCTTAACATTTTTAGTAAAATGGCCATTCCTAAGAGCAAAAACATTCACTTAAATCCTTTAAGACTTTATATTTGCCCCCCTTAGATTAAAACTTCTAGTTCCAAACCTCTAATGATAATGTTAATTGTGAAAAAAGCAGAAACGCCAAAGGAAAAGCAGACAGCAAACATGACCTGACATTCTGCCTGAAGTCCTAAATTCAACATGAATGACAAATCAACCAGCACTCTTATCCACTTAAGACCAGATGTGCTCTCCATGGCCAAAAATTGTCCTTAAATGCAAAATGAGCACAAGTAATAGAAAAACAAGCATAAACATGTCTTTGCAACTTTATTGATGCATAAGATAAAGTTGCATATATTCTCTATTAATCTATAATTCATTTCCACATTACAATACCAATGTACTGACGAACTGGCAAAAAGCCAACTATTGCTTTCATAAGACCCATTTGATTGTTAATTCTGTAAAAGACTGAATCGGAAGACTAAGCTATTAGATGTGCGGGTTCATTTCGGCTATAAAAACCTTTTAAGCTAGCTAGTTTGGGACCGAAATTTAGTTGTTGATGGAAAGAATCTCACAGTGCTGGTGATGTCATAGACGATAATAGCTGCTGCAGCACCCCTGTAATACATAGGCGCTAAGCTATGGTACCTCTCCTGACCAGCAGTATCCCAGATCTCAAACTTCACCGTAGAATTGTTAACCGAAACAGTAGAGGAAAAGAAAGCCGCTCCGATCGTCGATTCCTGTTATCAGCAACGGTCACGTAATAATCACACAAATCAACAAAATTACATGAAGTTGAGAATTGGGGAAAACAACCCTAAAAAGCAACTCGcagagaaagacaaaaaaaaatacttggAATTCAAGGAATTGTCCCTTGACGAATCGTATAACCAAGCTTGATTTACCAGCTCCCATGTCCCCCAACAACACCTGAACAATCAATTGAATTAATCAATAAACAGTTTACAGAAGCAACGAAGGATGTTAAAAAGCTAATAACACAGAGGAATCGATGCATGCATGAATCAGACTTACGAGTTTTGCATTGAGATTATTGTGAGCAGTTGCCGCCATGATCAAATGCCgaagatgaaaatgatgaaatccCAATTTACAGAGGTATTGGGTTGTAAGCAGAAAACAAATACTAGTAGTAAATTAAAGAGCCTGACGTATGTTGGAAGGCCTCAAAAGCTAAAAACCAAAGGATTTCTTCTCTTGTCCATTCATCCACcattatgtgtttaaatttcataaataactaTAGTTTAGTAATGTAGTTTATTTATTCACTAACTTTCGCATatagtaaacataaaaattatatttatgcgTTGTAACTATAATTTGTTGTGCttcatagcaaatataaatatatacatttcgctatatatacaaaagaaaacagttatataatttcattatacatatataaaagaaaacagTTGTATAATCTGTCGAGAAtgagagaaaaacaaaagaaaattaggTGGGGAAAGGTATCtgtataatcataagtgtataggacgaaaatatatgtatttatatttgtatatataattttctcttgatttatacaaacacaatgtatatatttttgtttgtatatagTGAGAGGGACgagcgagcgagatctgggagaggggaacgaaaatatatgtatatatatacataatattctctcattttatataaaccaacacatttttatatatttgtgtttgtataaaagcgagagtGGCGAGCAAGATTCACCAGAAGAGAGTCGAAGTAGCAACAGTTTGCTAtgggtacaattaaatcaaactatggttataacatttaatttgaattaacagtttgctattatatacaattttccctttatttaatTACTCCATCGAAGTAATTTGTTAatgttcaaaattaaattagattacactaactagatattttaaacaaaaatttaaatattaaaattttgaatttgatttagcaatttcaaaaaaaatattgtgttataatatgtctttatatatatgatatgttgaTCTTTGAAACGGATATTAAAAGAGTCAAAGAAACAATCTTTTCTAACTTCTCAAtatgaaatgaaagatcttggagTAGATGATGTAATTTTAggtattaaaatcataaaaacaacGAATGGCTTGaatcttactcaatcaagttatattgaaaaagttctAAAGAGGTTTGGTCACTTTGACGACAAATTCGCTCATACACCATTTGACCTTAATATCAAACTAATCTGAAACTCTAGCGATGTTCTTGATCAACtgacatatttttaaattattggtCATGCTTTGTATCAAATCATATATTGGTTATGTAGAAGTTTACTAGTAATTTTGGAGTTGAACATTGGAATGTCTTAATTCGTGTTTTAAGATATTTGAAGGATGTGATTAATGTTTACCTACATAATTCTACCTTTTCAGCTATTCTTGAAGGCTATATAGTGATGTTACTTAGAATTATAATCTAAATCACTCTAAATCTATTACTGCTTGAATTTCACTTTATTGGAACAACGCTctcttgaaaatcaaagaaatagaCATGCATTACTCACTCAATTATGGAGTCAGTACTTATAGTTATGCCTTCTGTTGGAGAAGAAGTTGATTGGCGGCAACCTATGCTAATAGATATTTCTTTTGGAGTAAGTCGTTAGTATCTTTAACTATCTCTTTTGATAATCAAGTTGCTATATTTCAGGCTTCAAGTGATTATTACAATCGCAAGTCGAGACAAGTTTGGTtcttaaacataatcatatGAGGAAATTATTGGTGGAAGGCATAATATTCTTCAATATGTGAACTTCAGATTTAATTTAACAGATCCTTTGTCTAAAGGGTTAGGCAAATAGGTAGCGGTGGAAATTTGAATGGAATGAAAATAAAGATTGTTGTAAATTAATTGTACTTTATGATAACTCTACCTAATGATGTAATCTTGGATTCAAAGGGAAATCAAGTAAAGTCACAACTATGAAGCACATCaataaaattctcatttttttaaaaaaaaataaactaagtagATGTGTATGATTggaattcttttctttttaaataaaattataagactGATCTCTATTGGAGCCAGTAAGAAAACTCTtgataaatttatcaatttttcttcTAAAGAAAAGAATGAGATTATATTCTCTTAATAAGTCTATAAATTGATTTTGGTTGGAGTGTATAGGAATACTCATGATAAATTTATCGATACTTTGTTATAAAGGAGGATGAGATTAATTTCTCTCAATTAAATTCATAGACTATTTGGTCGGAGTATGCAAAATTATTCTTGATGAATTCACCACACTAAATGCAAAGTAGAGACCGATTCAATAAGATTTTAATAGAGAAATCTTAAAGCACTTAGCTAAAAGGATTCAGGACAAATGATCGTAAGATGTCAAAGAATTTTGAGTTTCACCAGAACATAATGATATGcgtgaaatatttttctatttcattcaaTGAACCACTTAGTTCAAGATTCATTCACTAAGTAGTCAATGATTTAGAAAATCTTTACTACCTATTGGTTCAAGTCCAAAAGACACCATTATTGATACATGTTGCTAGATTAatgtttcaaaataattttttaattttttcaaagataaaCTTTCTTGAAATAAGTGAGAATTGTAAGAGATAatgtttcaaattaattttgaaacaaatgcatttttttaaaagttttaaaatatacaaaatacatGAATGTGTATTGGAACATTCGTTTTTGTTTTAACTCGACGTTGTAAGTGTTTTGAAAGATGCTTTTTGATTCTTTGTCATTTTTTCTCGAAgatacatttttcttttcaattcatgAACCTGTAATAAATACAATCTAGTAAAAgtcttttctttcaaaacttTTGTCCTATAAATTAAGTTTCTTTTGTTTGAAAATATAAGCACTCAAAAAGCAAGTTCGGAaccaaaaaggcaaaaaaattatcaaaaattctaaaaaaggaATTTCGtaacctttttttaaatatcgcTACATGTGCAGcgcttttaaaaataaataaataaaaaaattaaaatcgttGCTATATAGCAGCGATTTCTTTTTCCTATCTTTGCAGCAAGCCAACAATAAAGGTTGCCAGCTTTGTTTGcctctttataaaaaatttttttacaaaattgcTGCAATGGCAACGattttaaggaaaaagaattttTCGGACGAAATGACAACGATTTcggtgttttttttaaaaaaattaacacgtcaattttgtcaaaagaaaagCTTCGTCCGGAGCGATTTTGcgcttttggttaaaaaaaattgatgtacctttttaaatttttgacaactttttttcccttttgacTTCGGACTCCTCAAAAAGCtacttttcttgaaaaatatttgtgaGACATTAATCAAAATGTGATATTACCAATTCAGAACAGAAGATAAAACTGttatttattacttcatttgCTCGTGAAAGAGACTCCGACTATTGTTATAAAACGTATTAACATGTCTCTaagtcaaataaattttattttgaattagttatatttttgtcatttttattgtAACCAGAGGCAAAACTACTGTTTTGAAACCCTAGACTTTTTCATagaccatatatttatataaaaataactcaATAGCGCAATAAAACAATTGGACCAGTGGTATCTCTGCACCCGGTAAAATCATTCGACTTTTGTATCTACAATTGATTTTTGGGATAAATCTGTAAATGTAAAAGTAGGAAAAAAAGTAGTGTTTGTTTTGTACTCTAATACAACATGTGActaatgatttctaaaaattcaaaaatgtttaaccccaattcttttttcttttcaaaaatcatgttataacttttaTAGTTGATCTAGAATCTGGCCTTCGGTATGCGTTCTCATAtctccctttttatttttttcttatttctttgcTTTTACATGGTTGAATATCTactcaaaatttgatttttaatctttaattttagGATTATTTCACATATTGataattcattatattaaaatgattgttgtttatttttcaaaattttagctTTTAGTAGGCAGACAGGTAATAGTTAaactagtaaaatatttattaaaatattaatggtgaatttaataattttaacctcaCTTAGAACAATATTGAAGATTATAGTAAAACTgttcaaaatttgattattgTTACTTTAGGttaaaattgtttttcaatttaaaatttttaaacctACTAATCTAAAATTCTGGCTCCACCTCAGATTGTAACAATACGCATTCTACATATGCTATGCTATGAATCAACCCTAATAGACTTTACAATTTAGATCTGTtccaaatttgatgaagaagaaagttgCGTTTCTTGAAGCAGAAAACATTGATGAGAGAATAGAggatcaaaaatatatattttttaacatcGAACCTTATTAGTGTCTCTTATCATTTTTTGGCAAGACATGGTTTGTTGAAAACATTATCTCAATAACatttattgatatttaattttaagagtatttagagaatttattttagtttctggttttgaattcaaatttagttttaagtgtacaataaaatttgttttactttctAGTTTTGATAGAAACATTGATAGGCATATATAGAAGTAGctattgttttgaaaaaaaaataaaagggggtCATTCACACATACTCTCTCCGTCTAATCATCTATTTTGAAATGTGCAATAATATTTGTTCACTTTATGaaatttcatgaataattttACACTTGATTCCTTTTTTATCTATccttattaataattattgtcatttttaagATATTGTATCTACTGTATTCAAAAAactcatcatttttatttatatatttttaaaatgtatacgGAGTCAATAACGAATGTATTGTTAAATCTAGTTAGTTTTGAATGGTTTTTAAAAAGCACGTGAAATTATCTTAATAGTctgaaaaagttaaatttatggCAAGTTGTGTTTAAAATAGGTTGTGGggcaatattttattatgttatagaAGTTGAGAAATTTGGAGTTAGGAGGTAGAAACTCAGCACACATATTAATACCTTGTGTTCCatgctatttttattttttaaagtataataataactaGTTTACAACAAAAGAATGAAAGTAACTAAAGTTAAAAAGATTGTTTTAGCGCGCAACAACTGTTTTGTCGCCTTCAAATaagttttttcataaaattaatacatcaaCAATATTGTTCAATCTATATTATTCTTTAAAGttattaattttagaaatatgAACTTagccaataataaaaaattaaataattaacttgTGTTCCAattgatcaaaataaattaatttatatttatttattgaaaatttaaatttaagagAACACTTAAGAAGGATATAATAAAAAAGCCTAAATAATTTCgttagagataaaaaaaattaaaataataacatatgaATAGAAACAATATAATGAATTACTAGTTAGACACTCCTATTTTTGCCTTTTCTTTGGACTGTTTATACTAAACAAATGAGTACCTCTTcagtttatttttctttatccaTAATTTACTACTTAATTTGTAATTTGTTTTTATCATTAACAATtaagtattatattttaaaatattaaattttattcaatagtATAATTTAATTGTCATTTAATTAAGGCCTGTCAAAGTCAAACATTAGACAAAGTAAAAATGGAATCATTTGCTACTGAGGAAGGGGTCACCACTGACAAAGTGACAAGTACTTTTTTCAAGTATTAAAGTATACTGCATTATGTATGCAAAATTGGTGTTACTCCATTATATTGTGATATTATTGCATATATATAGATTCAACCTTACTGGTATATATATAGAGGCGACGTTGTgattaaaagtttgaaattttagttTAGAATAGTCGATTAATTTTGTTAGTGAAttcacaaattaaattatatatgtataattttttattataaatataaaatttatgaacaAAGTACTAAATTtgtctaaatttatgaattttcacCTAACTCTACGAGTACGTACTCACTTGCACTGTGTCAAAACTTACTTGATATATTTTTGGTACATCCATAAATAAACTAAATTTGTCtgaatttatgaattttcaCCTAACtctatgtaacgacctgtttagtcgttttgagcagcagacttcaattttggagaaactggcagaaacgacggaccccacgacggaccgtcatgggcacgacggaccgtcgcagggtctcgtttcaaaagacttagaaaaactgaaaattgggtactgaaatcgactctctgaacttcgtaacggaatggtaggacggaccgtcacagattcttcagagaaattgagtctctgaactctgtgacgggcagcaggacggaccgtcgcaggcgcgacgggccgtcacagactgcgaaatctcagtctgggtcggatttcttgatacgttttaagggacgtttttgactattcttgccgtaattataaagttagtgggttaatgttaataagtctaattacttgggggttaaaagaggtaaccttaagttaattagtggggcattattgccatcttttattcttaattatatactaattagggtaaaagaaagagggttggaataagaaaaagaaaagaacagaaagagagagaagggaatcgatagagagagagacgatcgagaaggggaaacacaaagcttttgagaaaatttgcttgcttgatcactaatcttcggtggaggtaggttatggttttcatgctattcgtagtaaactcttaatagcgaatgagatgtgttagtagtattgtgaaccttctatatgcttaattgtatgcttgcatgaatgatgtgattatgtaattatgaataaataagcatgatgaagctattgaacccaaatcttgaaaagaaaccctaatctactttgttaatgataatgccttggtataaaagaaggcttgatgaatgaaagtagtgagattaggggatcgggtgccacgttccggtaccaggatagtatatgaggatcggagtgtcacgttccgacaccaggatagtatatggatcgggtgtcacgttccgacaccaggatagaatatggatcgggtgccacgttccggtaccaggatagaatatggatcgggtgtcacgttccgacaccaggatagaatatggatcgggtgtcacgttccgacaccaggatagaatatggatcgggtgtcacgttccggtaccaggatagtatatgaggatcggagtgtcacgttccgacaccaggatagtatattgaggagcggagtgtcacataccgacacgaggggaataaggataatgaattttgaaagatgttaatatattcaatctaatgaacctaattcccaaatgagtatgatgaggaggcgtgagtcctcattgatgtgcttggtgttgtaaccaagggttatggtaactgtaaatgctgcatgctaaggatattagttgatttatgatattgcttaatatatactgttttctattttgagttggccgatgatatctactcagtacccgtgttttgtactgacccctacttttattgttttcttcttgtttaattgtggagtgcagcaaacgtgccgtcgtcttcaactcaacagtaattctagccagtcttcgtcacaccggatcttcagggtgagctaacgcttctagcttggactggatcttctccttcatgtcttgatgccttgaacttccggcatggactagcttttatttgttttagctttttagaatactcttagtttagtactttgatcatagatgttcttgtggtgatgacttccagattttgggaataataatagttattgattttataaatgaatttaagtcttccgcattactttctgttgatattatattgatttgttagagttcagattggttggttcgctcacataggaggataagtgtgggtgccagtcgcggcccggatttagGTCGTGACACTCTACGAGTACGTGCTCACTTGCACTGTGTCAAAACTTACCTGATATATTTTTGGtacatacataaataaattaaatttgtctgaatttatgaattttcaaCTAACTCTACGAGTACGTGCTCACTTGCACTGTGTCAAAACTTACCTGATATATTTTTGGTACATCCATAAATAAAAAGTACtaacatattttaacttttgaaaataatttaataccGTATTCACATTGTGCAACATGATTTGTTGGGACCTTTACCATCATATATTTAAATGATGAATAGTCCTAATTTCTTGACACATACTTAGCTTACATACTACTATCAAATATTTGTACAAAATTTCATGCtaaattaaaatggacttaTTTGTATTGAGTTATCaaagaaataattgataaacatattaaaattttaaaattaacgaTTTATTGGTGTGGGCCTATCAAATAAATCGTTAATCCattaataattatcataattgtACTGTTACcctcatttaatattttatatacaataaTGATAAGAGTAGTTGTATATTTTACCCCTGTGagtactattactattttttgtgTCACTGCTCACTGcatttaaaataatgataagaTCTTTTATGTGAgatgcattaaaaaaaaaagagaagaagataaCATAGAGATACTAAGGGATCGTTTGGTAGGAAGtattaggaaaaataatttaaatattatgtgtgatattatttagtattatgTTTGGTAAGAATTTTACGTCTATATATATTcaatccatggattagttatacaccctacatggtattagaggatttataattaatactttcCATTTTGTGGTATTAGCTCTAATATCATGGACTAATCTaggtaaagacaaaaatatcccCTCAATCCTTTTAATCattctgtttatttttttttgattttatattttatattttatactaataaatttatttaaataaattaacttacaaattttattatttagatataattttttgtttctaaaatatgagttatttaatctacttgttattaatataaaatattataatccaagtaatatgctaatgttgatgtatgaatttaagaacaatccataaattaaactatatatatagtttaatttatttgctatatttattttttattttaatttatgataaagagttttttaatttattgataaaaaacgaagttcaataaattttctctataatttATTATAGTTGTATGAACTTTTCAGATATTAACTccaatttattaagatgacaattatttactctcaaataatttaagtgagaaaatagtgaacatgacaataaaaattttattctcctAGCTAGTTAAAAACGCAATTAAAAAAGATATTGTCCGTCAATTATCTATGTTGACCCAATTACATGAAACAGAAAATCCCATAAAAACTCAAGGGTATaattgaaaagattttttttagagtATTGAACCACACACAAAACTAGGTAAGAcacaatgaaccaaacacttggTAAAAATAATCTCTGCTTACCAATCCCTGCATTACTACtccctgcattactaatccttgcattattgatttttgtaccaaacgacccctaaaaGTTAACCATTACACTATTTGATGATTGTTAATCTGTTAACGAACCAACTGATATCATATAGGCTGGTTTAGAGAttagtaaattaaaaaattgataggCTAAATCATTAAGCGAAATTATCTGATCCACCCGATAAGCAGCCCtaatcaatatttaaaaattaaaatgaagagagaagtaCTGCA harbors:
- the LOC101261973 gene encoding ras-related protein Rab5 isoform X2, whose amino-acid sequence is MAATAHNNLNAKLVLLGDMGAGKSSLVIRFVKGQFLEFQESTIGAAFFSSTVSVNNSTVKFEIWDTAGQERYHSLAPMYYRGAAAAIIVYDITSTDSFARAKKWVQELQKQGNPIMVMALAGNKADLEDKRKVTAEEAHLYAEENGLFFMETSAKTAVNVNDIFYEIGIAVPEIWT
- the LOC101261973 gene encoding ras-related protein RHN1 isoform X1, translating into MAATAHNNLNAKLVLLGDMGAGKSSLVIRFVKGQFLEFQESTIGAAFFSSTVSVNNSTVKFEIWDTAGQERYHSLAPMYYRGAAAAIIVYDITSTDSFARAKKWVQELQKQGNPIMVMALAGNKADLEDKRKVTAEEAHLYAEENGLFFMETSAKTAVNVNDIFYEIAKRLPRAQPAQNQAGMVLVDRRAEGSRTSSCCS